The following proteins are co-located in the Pararge aegeria chromosome 3, ilParAegt1.1, whole genome shotgun sequence genome:
- the LOC120636683 gene encoding cullin-3 isoform X2, with translation MMKSTLPKDKPGKMRIRAFPMTMDSKYVENIWSLLKNAIQEIQKKNNSGLSFEELYRNAYTMVLHKYGERLYTGLKEVVTQHLETKVREDVLNSLHNGFLQTLNNAWTDHQTSMVMIRDILMYMDRVFVQQNDVDNVYNLGLIIFRDQVVRYGCIRDHLRQSLLELVARERRGEVVDRLAIRNVCQMLMVLGINSRAVYEEDFEKPFLLQSAEFYRMESQKFLAENSAAVYIARVEARISEEAERARHYLDESTEPRVVAVLEHELIERHMKTIVEMENSGVVHMLMHTRTVELACVYKLLSRVSEGLRTVADAVSANLREQGRALVTDTHHNTNAIAYVQNLLDLKDRFDHFLHNSFNNDKIFKQMIASDFEYFLNLNNKSPEFLSLFIDGKLKKGEKGMSEQEIEAVLDKTMVLFRFLQEKDVFERYYKQHLAKRLLLNKSVSDDSEKNMISKLKTECGCQFTSKLEGMFKDMTVSNTIMEEFKEHVISSGTNLHGVDLSVRVLTTGFWPTQSATPKCNIPIPPRTAFEVFRSFYLAKHSGRQLSLQPQLGSADLHATFRAQVATASPPRSPPDATAAPAPAPRRHIIQVSTFQMCVLLLFNKRERFTYEEILNETDIPEKDLVRALQSLAMGKPTQRVLIKHPKTKEIEPSHQFYVNDAFTSKLHRVKIQTVAAKGESEPERRETRNKVDEDRKHEIEAAIVRIMKARKKMAHTLLVAEVTEQLRARFLPSPVIIKKRIEGLIEREYLARTPDDRKVYTYVA, from the exons atGACTATGGACTCGAAGTATGTGGAGAATATATGGAGTTTACTAAAAAATGCAATACAAGAAAtacaaaagaagaataattCCGGGCTTTCCTTTGAAGAACTATATAGAAATGCATATACTATGGTTCTCCACAAATATGGGGAAAGACTGTACACAGGTTTAAAAGAGGTTGTAACCCAACATTTGGAAACAAAG GTGCGTGAAGATGTTCTTAACTCTTTGCACAATGGATTCCTGCAAACACTAAATAATGCGTGGACGGACCACCAAACCAGCATGGTGATGATACGTGACATTCTTATGTATATGGACCGAGTGTTTGTGCAACAAAATGATGTTGACAATGTTTATAACTTAGGGCTCATTATATTTAGAGATCAG GTAGTACGCTATGGTTGCATCCGCGATCACCTGCGACAGTCGCTTCTGGAGTTAGTGGCGCGCGAGCGGCGCGGTGAGGTGGTTGATAGGCTCGCCATACGCAATGTATGCCAGATGCTCATGGTCCTCGGAATCAACTCTCGAGCTGTCTACGAGGAGGACTTTGAGAAGCCTTTCTTGTTGCAGTCTGCTGAATTTTATAGg ATGGAATCTCAAAAGTTCTTGGCGGAAAATAGTGCTGCGGTTTACATTGCACGTGTTGAGGCGCGTATCAGTGAAGAGGCGGAGCGCGCACGGCACTACCTAGACGAAAGCACCGAACCGCGCGTCGTTGCGGTACTGGAGCACGAGCTTATCGAGCGACACATGAAGACCATCGTTGAG ATGGAGAACTCTGGTGTGGTGCATATGCTGATGCACACACGCACGGTGGAGCTTGCTTGCGTGTACAAGTTACTGTCGCGCGTCAGCGAGGGGCTGCGTACGGTGGCCGACGCGGTCTCCGCCAATCTGCGCGAACAGGGCCGTGCGCTCGTCACAGACACGCACCACAACACCAACGCCATTGCCTACGTGCAA aACCTCCTTGATCTGAAAGATAGATTCGACCATTTCCTGCACAACTCGTTCAACAACgacaaaatattcaaacaaatGATTGCTTCCGATTTCGAATATTTCCTCAACCTTAACAATAAATCACCCGAGTTTCTTTCATTATTTATCGATGGAAAACTGAAGAAAGGTGAAAAAGGA ATGAGTGAACAAGAAATCGAGGCAGTCCTGGACAAGACAATGGTTCTGTTCCGTTTCCTGCAGGAGAAGGATGTATTCGAGCGCTATTACAAGCAGCACCTCGCTAAGCGCCTATTGCTCAACAAATCTGTCTCCGATGATAGTGAAAAGAACATGATTTCAAAACTTAAG ACTGAATGCGGTTGCCAGTTCACATCGAAGCTTGAGGGCATGTTCAAAGACATGACAGTCTCTAACACCATCATGGAGGAGTTCAAGGAGCATGTAATTTCATCAGGg ACAAATCTGCACGGTGTAGACCTATCAGTGCGCGTGCTTACCACCGGCTTCTGGCCAACGCAGAGCGCCACGCCCAAATGTAACATCCCCATTCCGCCACGAACCGCCTTCGAAGTCTTCAGATC ATTCTATCTAGCAAAACATTCAGGGCGACAGCTGTCCTTACAGCCGCAACTAGGCAGTGCGGACTTGCACGCGACGTTCCGAGCGCAAGTAGCGACTGCCTCCCCTCCCCGCTCCCCGCCCGACGCCACCGCTGCCCCCGCGCCCGCGCCCCGCCGGCACATCATACAAGTGTCCACCTTCCAGATGTGTGTGCTGCTACTCTTCAACAAGCGTGAGCGGTTTACGTACGAG GAAATACTGAATGAGACTGACATCCCCGAGAAGGACTTAGTGCGCGCACTGCAGTCACTGGCCATGGGCAAGCCCACGCAGCGAGTTCTCATCAAGCATCCCAAGACCAAGGAGATTGAACCCTCGCACCAGTTTTACGTCAACGACGCATTTACATCAAAGTTACATAG AGTTAAGATCCAGACAGTAGCGGCAAAGGGCGAGTCGGAGCCGGAGCGACGCGAGACTCGCAACAAGGTGGACGAAGACCGCAAGCATGAGATAGAGGCCGCCATCGTGCGCATTATGAAGGCCAGAAAGAAGATGGcg CACACTTTACTGGTGGCGGAGGTCACCGAGCAATTGCGCGCACGATTCTTGCCGTCGCCCGTAATCATCAAAAAGCGCATCGAAGGGCTGATCGAGCGTGAATACCTAGCGCGCACGCCCGACGACCGCAAGGTCTACACCTACGTCGCATAG
- the LOC120636683 gene encoding cullin-3 isoform X1 — MTVFVFNHFNMTRKFQVWNYSEPYYQMYPDTWMTMDSKYVENIWSLLKNAIQEIQKKNNSGLSFEELYRNAYTMVLHKYGERLYTGLKEVVTQHLETKVREDVLNSLHNGFLQTLNNAWTDHQTSMVMIRDILMYMDRVFVQQNDVDNVYNLGLIIFRDQVVRYGCIRDHLRQSLLELVARERRGEVVDRLAIRNVCQMLMVLGINSRAVYEEDFEKPFLLQSAEFYRMESQKFLAENSAAVYIARVEARISEEAERARHYLDESTEPRVVAVLEHELIERHMKTIVEMENSGVVHMLMHTRTVELACVYKLLSRVSEGLRTVADAVSANLREQGRALVTDTHHNTNAIAYVQNLLDLKDRFDHFLHNSFNNDKIFKQMIASDFEYFLNLNNKSPEFLSLFIDGKLKKGEKGMSEQEIEAVLDKTMVLFRFLQEKDVFERYYKQHLAKRLLLNKSVSDDSEKNMISKLKTECGCQFTSKLEGMFKDMTVSNTIMEEFKEHVISSGTNLHGVDLSVRVLTTGFWPTQSATPKCNIPIPPRTAFEVFRSFYLAKHSGRQLSLQPQLGSADLHATFRAQVATASPPRSPPDATAAPAPAPRRHIIQVSTFQMCVLLLFNKRERFTYEEILNETDIPEKDLVRALQSLAMGKPTQRVLIKHPKTKEIEPSHQFYVNDAFTSKLHRVKIQTVAAKGESEPERRETRNKVDEDRKHEIEAAIVRIMKARKKMAHTLLVAEVTEQLRARFLPSPVIIKKRIEGLIEREYLARTPDDRKVYTYVA, encoded by the exons TATTCGGAACCATATTATCAAATGTATCCTGACACATGG atGACTATGGACTCGAAGTATGTGGAGAATATATGGAGTTTACTAAAAAATGCAATACAAGAAAtacaaaagaagaataattCCGGGCTTTCCTTTGAAGAACTATATAGAAATGCATATACTATGGTTCTCCACAAATATGGGGAAAGACTGTACACAGGTTTAAAAGAGGTTGTAACCCAACATTTGGAAACAAAG GTGCGTGAAGATGTTCTTAACTCTTTGCACAATGGATTCCTGCAAACACTAAATAATGCGTGGACGGACCACCAAACCAGCATGGTGATGATACGTGACATTCTTATGTATATGGACCGAGTGTTTGTGCAACAAAATGATGTTGACAATGTTTATAACTTAGGGCTCATTATATTTAGAGATCAG GTAGTACGCTATGGTTGCATCCGCGATCACCTGCGACAGTCGCTTCTGGAGTTAGTGGCGCGCGAGCGGCGCGGTGAGGTGGTTGATAGGCTCGCCATACGCAATGTATGCCAGATGCTCATGGTCCTCGGAATCAACTCTCGAGCTGTCTACGAGGAGGACTTTGAGAAGCCTTTCTTGTTGCAGTCTGCTGAATTTTATAGg ATGGAATCTCAAAAGTTCTTGGCGGAAAATAGTGCTGCGGTTTACATTGCACGTGTTGAGGCGCGTATCAGTGAAGAGGCGGAGCGCGCACGGCACTACCTAGACGAAAGCACCGAACCGCGCGTCGTTGCGGTACTGGAGCACGAGCTTATCGAGCGACACATGAAGACCATCGTTGAG ATGGAGAACTCTGGTGTGGTGCATATGCTGATGCACACACGCACGGTGGAGCTTGCTTGCGTGTACAAGTTACTGTCGCGCGTCAGCGAGGGGCTGCGTACGGTGGCCGACGCGGTCTCCGCCAATCTGCGCGAACAGGGCCGTGCGCTCGTCACAGACACGCACCACAACACCAACGCCATTGCCTACGTGCAA aACCTCCTTGATCTGAAAGATAGATTCGACCATTTCCTGCACAACTCGTTCAACAACgacaaaatattcaaacaaatGATTGCTTCCGATTTCGAATATTTCCTCAACCTTAACAATAAATCACCCGAGTTTCTTTCATTATTTATCGATGGAAAACTGAAGAAAGGTGAAAAAGGA ATGAGTGAACAAGAAATCGAGGCAGTCCTGGACAAGACAATGGTTCTGTTCCGTTTCCTGCAGGAGAAGGATGTATTCGAGCGCTATTACAAGCAGCACCTCGCTAAGCGCCTATTGCTCAACAAATCTGTCTCCGATGATAGTGAAAAGAACATGATTTCAAAACTTAAG ACTGAATGCGGTTGCCAGTTCACATCGAAGCTTGAGGGCATGTTCAAAGACATGACAGTCTCTAACACCATCATGGAGGAGTTCAAGGAGCATGTAATTTCATCAGGg ACAAATCTGCACGGTGTAGACCTATCAGTGCGCGTGCTTACCACCGGCTTCTGGCCAACGCAGAGCGCCACGCCCAAATGTAACATCCCCATTCCGCCACGAACCGCCTTCGAAGTCTTCAGATC ATTCTATCTAGCAAAACATTCAGGGCGACAGCTGTCCTTACAGCCGCAACTAGGCAGTGCGGACTTGCACGCGACGTTCCGAGCGCAAGTAGCGACTGCCTCCCCTCCCCGCTCCCCGCCCGACGCCACCGCTGCCCCCGCGCCCGCGCCCCGCCGGCACATCATACAAGTGTCCACCTTCCAGATGTGTGTGCTGCTACTCTTCAACAAGCGTGAGCGGTTTACGTACGAG GAAATACTGAATGAGACTGACATCCCCGAGAAGGACTTAGTGCGCGCACTGCAGTCACTGGCCATGGGCAAGCCCACGCAGCGAGTTCTCATCAAGCATCCCAAGACCAAGGAGATTGAACCCTCGCACCAGTTTTACGTCAACGACGCATTTACATCAAAGTTACATAG AGTTAAGATCCAGACAGTAGCGGCAAAGGGCGAGTCGGAGCCGGAGCGACGCGAGACTCGCAACAAGGTGGACGAAGACCGCAAGCATGAGATAGAGGCCGCCATCGTGCGCATTATGAAGGCCAGAAAGAAGATGGcg CACACTTTACTGGTGGCGGAGGTCACCGAGCAATTGCGCGCACGATTCTTGCCGTCGCCCGTAATCATCAAAAAGCGCATCGAAGGGCTGATCGAGCGTGAATACCTAGCGCGCACGCCCGACGACCGCAAGGTCTACACCTACGTCGCATAG
- the LOC120637439 gene encoding B9 domain-containing protein 2 isoform X2: protein MNRIPYSVGPNWTLVSGYSEGQTSSARADHKNCVVWSQPIDVHYVSKGIQGWPKIILQVYCLDSIGRSWVVGYGSCSIPAAPGQHDIQVPCWVPAATTVTDKLRQIFIGGTHQLTQTDIINLGCDRFKLNTQSKGDIELKVYIVLRNFNQFGVEYK from the exons ATGAACCGTATTCCTTATTCTGTCG GCCCAAATTGGACTCTTGTATCTGGATATTCTGAGGGTCAAACTTCTTCGGCTAGAGCTGATCATAAGAATTGCGTGGTTTGGAGCCAACCTATAGATGTACATTACGTTAGCAAAGGAATTCAAG GATGGCCCAAGATAATTTTGCAGGTTTATTGTCTTGATTCAATTGGACGTTCATGGGTTGTGGGCTACGGCTCCTGTAGTATACCTGCAGCACCTGGACAGCATGATATACAAGTGCCATGTTGGGTCCCTGCTGCAACAACTGTAACTGATAAATTAAGGCAGATATTTATCGGTGGAACACACCAGCTTACGCAGAcggatattattaatttaggcTGTGACAG GTTTAAGTTGAACACTCAATCAAAAGGAGACATAGAATTAAAAGTGTACattgttttaagaaattttaaccAGTTTGGTGTTGAATATAAGTAA
- the LOC120637439 gene encoding B9 domain-containing protein 2 isoform X1 translates to MAEIHILGQLQCAYNFNEPYSLFCRYSFQAGPNWTLVSGYSEGQTSSARADHKNCVVWSQPIDVHYVSKGIQGWPKIILQVYCLDSIGRSWVVGYGSCSIPAAPGQHDIQVPCWVPAATTVTDKLRQIFIGGTHQLTQTDIINLGCDRFKLNTQSKGDIELKVYIVLRNFNQFGVEYK, encoded by the exons atggCAGAAATACACATCTTAGGTCAATTACAGTGTGCTTATAACTTTAATGAACCGTATTCCTTATTCTGTCGGTACTCATTTCAAGCTG GCCCAAATTGGACTCTTGTATCTGGATATTCTGAGGGTCAAACTTCTTCGGCTAGAGCTGATCATAAGAATTGCGTGGTTTGGAGCCAACCTATAGATGTACATTACGTTAGCAAAGGAATTCAAG GATGGCCCAAGATAATTTTGCAGGTTTATTGTCTTGATTCAATTGGACGTTCATGGGTTGTGGGCTACGGCTCCTGTAGTATACCTGCAGCACCTGGACAGCATGATATACAAGTGCCATGTTGGGTCCCTGCTGCAACAACTGTAACTGATAAATTAAGGCAGATATTTATCGGTGGAACACACCAGCTTACGCAGAcggatattattaatttaggcTGTGACAG GTTTAAGTTGAACACTCAATCAAAAGGAGACATAGAATTAAAAGTGTACattgttttaagaaattttaaccAGTTTGGTGTTGAATATAAGTAA
- the LOC120636982 gene encoding tectonic-1-like, which yields MHYFTALRIIKSKSRYKACDINCCCDNDCSDQDKSVLKHCEDSEQECEIPNIDYLHMCSSQLTCNKQLQSDVFGYLFCIGKANLPEKGKPSKTTLYSLDPNNRLKWHVTKKKSKNIKFTKNLYSIGQPIWMVTNDSIDSLELPITVTNEYCNGYKAIEFLRNDYVKCYVKLKDLHMLDVIKSFVRAKVVSPIEITLNSTKMDCTTLHCINLTLLSCDEHKCIKYNKELHEPRCSESHCNNIAVRIEYEFYCNVSLIKRVIVKFHVRTISMAQEFVLQEIAVNFYLGNYSIENIVKFSGNPGYIRGLPIIISLSESNHTAKFFNSSVARSNYLLMPYNRDGRCVVTNLTHNIVMFGHNKRLKCRAYFRQNFTTYNGTEICQKIQARIDELYGLRSNILIAPYGNPQDVADKNWVRLETFNKSNIYGEYHPKDSKLLCYNLITRIAFIIAFADTNDANKEVNKIISARVDSTTMNKTFSIDDLSTVITIDANFIDVSKPTFHEYIGIHFDFKLPKDFFFPLASNKCQIIYRNITHLEANSKLF from the exons ATGCACTATTTTACCGCACTGAGAATAATAAAATCCAAGTCAAGA TACAAAGCTTGTGATATTAATTGCTGTTGTGACAATGATTGCTCGGATCAAGATAAAAGTGTCTTAAAACATTGTGAAGATAGTGAGCAAGAGTGCGAGATTCCTAACATAGATTATTTACACATGTGTTCATCTCAATTGACTTGCAACAAACAGTTACAGAGCGATGTATTTGGATACCTTTTCTGTATTGGAAAAGCTAACTTGCCGGAAAAAGGGAAGCCATCTAAAACGACG ttatatAGTTTGGATCCCAACAACCGCTTAAAATGGCACGTCACAAAGAAAAAGagcaaaaatattaagtttacgaAAAATCTTTACTCTATCGGCCAACCGATATGGATGGTGACAAATGACAGTATTGATTCTTTAG aactcccAATAACCGTAACGAATGAATACTGCAATGGTTACAAGGCAATAGAATTTCTAAGAAATGATTACGTAAAATGTTACGTAAAATTAAAGGATCTACACATGTTAGACGTTATCAAGAGTTTTGTGAGGGCAAAAGTTGTGAGCCCGATAGAAATCACACTGAATAGTACAAAAATG GATTGTACAACACTGCACTGCATAAACTTGACATTACTTTCATGTGACGaacataaatgtattaaatataacaaagaatTGCACGAACCCAGATGTTCAGAGAGCCATTGCAATAACATTGCTGTCAGAATTGAATATGAATTCTATTGCAATGTTTCACTAATAAAAAGAGTAATTGTTAAATTCCACGTTCGCACAATCTCCATGGCCCAAGAGTTTGTTCTTCAGGAAATTGCagtaaacttttatttgggAAACTACTCCATAGAAAACATTGTCAAATTCAGTGGAAATCCTGGATATATCAGAGGCCTACCTATCATCATATCATTATCTGAAAGCAATCATACGGCAAAGTTTTTCAACAGCAGTGTTGCAAGAAGTAATTATCTTTTAATGCCCTACAACAGAGATGGTCGATGTGTGGTCACAAATTTAACACACAACATTGTAATGTTTGGTCATAATAAACGATTAAAATGTCGGGCATATTTTAGACAAAACTTTACTACATACAACGGAACAGAAATATGCCAGAAAATTCAGGCCAGAATTGATGAATTGTACGGACTCCGATCAAATATATTGATTGCTCCATATGGAAACCCACAAGATGTGGCTGATAAAAACTGGGTCAGACTggaaacatttaataaaagcaACATTTATGGAGAATATCATCCTAAGGATTCTAAATTGCTTTGCTACAACCTAATAACAAGGATTGCCTTTATAATAGCCTTTGCGGACACAAATGATGCtaataaagaagtaaataaaataataagtgccAGAGTCGACAGCACAACAATGAATAAGACATTCAGTATCGATGATTTGTCAACTGTTATAACGATTGATGCGAATTTTATCGACGTGAGTAAACCAACTTTTCACGAGTACATTGGAATAcactttgattttaaattacctAAGGATTTCTTTTTCCCACTAGCATCTAATAA ATGTCAAATAATCTATCGTAACATAACGCACCTAGAAGCTAATAGTAAATTATTCTGA
- the LOC120637137 gene encoding pyruvate kinase-like has protein sequence MKMSLPWHIPLESLPSLKEKEAPIEATLLKHYCNLNIHENPCEELQTGLMCEIGMNNREPAVIQRLIASGMTVARLSLRDLEPESCSHLIQSIRQAVYNYSAELEYVYPLALIVDVRGPDITTGDLKGGPKTMVELIQNETIRLTADPSWRECGTTECVYIGYDHLTDLQHGDILFIDSLSSGKIKLIILAVGDDSIECKIAIGGTIGAKMTVRLSKVPRECDSTNKKDHESADSISPDSLQQPFEYTEDQIAWAIAFDIDAVLVPNSQTAQDIRHVRSILSEKGKHILVFACIDSVLGLDNIDQLVTEADGIFIDRCILSTDLPVEKIFIAQKVIVSKCNNAGKPCICKAVINEQIPTLCVTDIANLVLDGADVLSLELHYDSPLTKFAPSYDVVRMAEQCIAAAAVICRQAERILWQPKIYGNLELMQSPLEEPTKAICVSAVELATRSRSVVIICLTNSGRTAKMLSHAKPACSIVAVTRTCHTARQLRFWRGVRAMHYFEAAKSSWILEVESRIHAALDYCKAKRILRAGDAYVVVTSLRRGVGYCDSVRLLYASARDTILVE, from the coding sequence ATGAAAATGTCACTACCTTGGCACATTCCCCTTGAATCACTACCTAGCTTAAAAGAGAAGGAAGCCCCAATAGAAGCAACACTGTTGAAGCATTACTGCAACTTAAATATTCATGAAAATCCGTGCGAAGAACTTCAAACTGGACTTATGTGTGAAATTGGAATGAATAACCGAGAACCAGCGGTAATACAGAGACTTATAGCTTCGGGTATGACTGTAGCGCGATTAAGTCTGCGCGACTTAGAACCAGAATCTTGCTCTCACTTAATCCAAAGCATCCGACAAGCTGTGTACAACTATAGTGCCGAGTTAGAATACGTTTATCCTTTGGCTTTGATCGTAGATGTTAGAGGGCCTGACATAACTACTGGTGACCTTAAAGGAGGTCCTAAAACAATGGTTGAACTCATACAAAATGAAACTATTAGGTTAACTGCAGACCCGAGTTGGCGAGAATGCGGGACAACAGAATGCGTATATATCGGCTACGACCATTTGACCGATTTGCAGCATGGcgatattttgtttattgatagTCTTAGTTctggaaaaattaaattaataattttagcaGTGGGTGATGATTCTATTGAATGTAAAATAGCCATTGGAGGTACAATTGGAGCGAAAATGACGGTTCGGTTGTCAAAAGTTCCTCGTGAATGCGatagtacaaataaaaaagatcATGAAAGTGCCGACTCTATTTCACCTGATTCCTTACAACAACCATTTGAATATACGGAAGATCAGATAGCATGGGCTATAGCTTTTGATATTGATGCAGTTTTAGTTCCAAATTCACAAACTGCACAAGATATTCGCCACGTACGGTCTATTCTTTCCGAGAAAGGAAAGCATATTCTTGTCTTTGCATGTATTGACTCCGTACTAGGATTGGACAATATCGATCAGCTAGTAACAGAAGCGGATGGCATATTTATTGATAGATGCATTTTAAGTACAGATTTACCGGTagagaaaatatttatagctCAAAAAGTTATAGTATCCAAATGCAATAACGCTGGTAAACCATGTATATGTAAGGCTGTCATAAATGAACAAATACCTACATTATGTGTAACTGATATTGCTAATTTGGTTTTGGATGGTGCCGATGTACTTTCTTTAGAACTGCATTATGATTCGCCTTTGACAAAATTTGCCCCCTCCTACGATGTGGTTCGAATGGCGGAACAATGTATAGCAGCTGCTGCTGTTATTTGCAGGCAAGCCGAAAGAATATTGTGGCAGCCTAAAATATACGGCAATCTGGAATTAATGCAGAGTCCTCTTGAAGAGCCTACCAAGGCGATTTGTGTTAGCGCAGTAGAATTAGCTACGCGATCTCGTTCTGTTGTTATTATTTGCCTTACTAATTCTGGTCGTACTGCAAAGATGCTATCGCATGCTAAGCCTGCTTGCTCAATCGTTGCAGTCACTAGAACTTGTCACACAGCTAGACAACTTCGTTTCTGGAGAGGTGTCCGGGCAATGCATTACTTTGAAGCAGCCAAGAGTAGTTGGATCTTGGAAGTTGAATCACGAATCCACGCTGCTCTTGATTACTGCAAGGCTAAGAGAATATTACGTGCAGGCGATGCCTACGTCGTCGTAACAAGTTTACGCCGAGGAGTTGGATATTGTGATTCTGTAAGGCTTTTATATGCCAGTGCACGCGATACCATATtagtagaataa